The window CGAAGAAGTGTGTGCCGGTGACATTCGCCAAGTCGTGCGCGAAGGCCACTGGGAAATCAATCGGGTCAAGGCGCACTGCCGGGTCGGCATGGGCCGCTGTCAGGGCCGCATGTGTGGTACCGCTGCGGCGGAAATCATTGCCCGCGAAAGCCAGCGCCCGGTTTCCGAAATCGGTCGGCTGCGGGCGCAGGCACCGATCAAGCCGTTGCCATTTGGCCTGGAGATCGAAGCATGATCGACGTCGACGCAGTGATCATTGGCGGCGGTATCGTCGGCGCCTCCGCAGCGCTGTTTCTCGGCAAGGCTGGTCGCCGCGTGGCGTTGCTGGAACGGGATTTTTGCGGCTCGCATTCCAGCGGTGTGAACTACGGCGGCGTGCGCCGACAGGGCCGCCCGCTGTCGCAACTGCCACTGTCGCAACGGGCGCATGCGATCTGGGCGCAACTGCCACAGTTGATCGGCATCGACGGTGAATATCAGCGCAGCGGACACCTGAAACTCGCCCGCAGCCTCAACGATCTGCACGCCCTGCAAGACTATGCCGACAGCAGCCAGGGGTTCGGCCTCGACCTGCAAGTGCTCGACCGCGCTCAATTGCGTGCGCGTTTTCCATGGGTCGGCGAGGTGGCGGTGGGCGCGTCGTATTGCCCGGATGACGGCCACGCCAACCCACGGCTGGTGTCCCCGGCATTCGCCCGGGCGGCGCAGCGTCACGGTGCGCAGGTGCATGAACAATGCGCGGTGAACGCGGTTGAACATGACGGTCAGCGCTTCCGTGTGCGCACACAAACCGGTCTGGAGTTGCACGCGCCGTGGCTGTTGAACTGCGCCGGCGCCTGGGCGGGCAGCCTCGCCGCGCAATTCGGCGAGCCGGTGCCGATGCATTCCGGGCACCCGGCGATGCTGGTGACCGAACCGTTGCCGCTGGTGATGAACGCCAGCACCGGCGTCGAGGGTGGCGGCATTTATGCGCGTCAGGTGGCGCGGGGCAATTGCGTGTTGGGCGGTGGCCAGGGCTTTGCCCTCGACGACGCCCGCGCCCGCCCCGGTCAAGGCGCGGTGCTGGAAATCCTCCGCCAGGCCGTCGAGCTCTACCCGTTTCTTGAAGGTGCCCAGGCGATTCGCACCTGGAGCGGCACCGAAGGTTACTTGCCCGATCGCCAACCGGTGATTGGTCACAGCCGTACCCAGCCAGGTCTGTTGCATGCGTTCGGGTTTGCCGGCGCCGGTTTCCAGATCGGCCCGGCGGTGGGCCAGGCGCTCACCGAAATCATCTGTAGCGGCGCGTCAAAGACGTCGCTGGATGCGTTTTCCATCACCCGGTTTCACTCCATTTCCGTAGCTTGATAGAGGAAGGTCGCGCCAATGAAAAACTTCAAACGCACTGCTCTGCTCGGTTTGTCCTGCATGAGCGCCCTGCTCACCGTCACCCAGGCCCACGCCGAACCGACGCTTTACCTGGGCATGAATGGCGGGACCATGGAGCGGCTCTACGCCGACAAGGTGCTGCCGGCCTTCGAAAAGGCCAACAACGTCAAAGTGGTGATCGTGCCGGGCACCTCCGCCGACATCCTGGCCAAGGTCCAGGCCAGCAAGGGCAACCCGCAGATGCACGTGATGTTCCTCGATGACGGCATCATGTACCGCGCGATCGCCATGGGCCTGTGCGACAAACTCCAGGACAGCCCGACGCTGGAACAGATTCCGGCCAAGGGACGAATCAAGGAAGAAGCCGTGGCCGTCAGCCTTGGCGTCACGGGGCTGGCGTACAACACGCGCCTGTTCAAGGAAAAAGGCTGGAGCGCGCCGACCTCCTGGATGGACATGGCCGACCCGCGCTTCAAGGACAAACTGGTGTTCCAGTCGATGGCCTCCTCGACCTTCGGCTTGCATGGTTTCCTGATGTTCAACCGGATTCAGGGCGGCAGCGAGACCGATGTCGAACCGGGGTTCAAGGCCTGGCCGAACAGCGTCGGGCGCAACGTGCTGGAGTACATTCCGAGCTCGGCAAAAATCTCCGAAATGCTCCAGACCGACGAAGCGGCGCTGTTCCCGCTGACGCCGACCCAGGTCACCGCCCTGAAACTCAAGGGCATGCCGGTGGAGTACGCGCAGCCGAAGGAAGGCGCGGTGGTGCTCAACGTCGCCGAATGTGCGATCGCCAACAACACGCAACCGGAACTGGCGCAGAAACTCGCGGCGTTCCTGCTGACGCCTGAGGCTCAGGCTGCGGCGCTTGAGGATGGTGACCAGATTCCTTCTAACCCGAATACCCCGACGACCGATCGTACCCGTGGGCAGGTTGAGGCGATGAAGCAGTATCTTCAGACGGCGATTGCGGTGGATTGGGATCAGGTCAACGAACAGCGCCCGGCGTGGAATGCGCGGTGGAATCGGAGTATTGAGCGGTAGATAGCGTTTGTACGGGCACAGAAAATCCCTGTGGGAGCTAGCCTGCTAGCGATGGCTTTGTGTCGGGTTGAGCTGTTTTTGATGGTGTACATATCCGTTGCTGCGGCAAAGGCTTCCTATGGTTCCGCTCTTACAGCGGGTCACTTTCGAAGAGCGCGAAAGTAACCAAAGCGCTTTGCCCCTGACGTTCGGTGCCTCGCTGTGGCTCGGCATGCCCTCGCTCCGGTCCTACTCCGTGGGCCCGCCGCCATCGGCCATCCATGGCCGGGGGCGGCTAACCCGGCATCCTTGCCGGGTTGCCCACTGCGCAGAACCTCCACTCGGCCTCTCGAGGGGGCGACTACCGCAACAGCACCGCGAGGCGGCCTACCGGCCGGCCTGGCTCCTGAGGCATGCGCGTTTCTCTGTAGGAGCTGTCGAGTGCAACGAGGCTGCGATCTTTTGATGTGATTACATCCGCAAGATCAAGTCGGCTGTCAGGCCGCCATCGCCAGCAGGCTGGCTCCTACAGTTGGATTGGGTACATCCGTAGAAATCAGGTCGGCTGTCAGGCCGCCATCGCTGGCAGGCTGGCTCCCACAGTTGGATTGGGTACATCCGTAGAAATCAGGTCGGCTGTCAGGCCGCCATCGCCAGCAGGCTGGCTCCTACAGTTGGATTGGGTGTATCTGAAAGGGATTGGTTGGCTGTGAGGACGCCATCGCTGGCAAGCCAAGCTCCCACAGAAGAGCAAAAAAAGATCGGCGTACACCCACGCTTTTAACCACTCAACAGGCCGAGCGTTAGCTCGCCTGCCGCTTTTGATCTTGATCCACCCGCCCCATCGGAAGGCTGAGTGGAGGCGTTTATCCGGGGGTGGGCGCGTAGCGCCGTGCGGCGAAGCCGCACACATCGAGAGGAGGTCGTCGCGAAGCAGACCGGAGGCGATGCCCCCGGATGAATGCCGGAGCGAAGGAACACCGAGCTCTAGCGAGGTGCCGTACGTAAGGGGCGAGCGTTTTTTGCTTCCTTTTTTAGGCGCTTGTAAAAAAGGGAGTCGCCGTAAGGGCGAAACCATAGGAAGCCGTTACCGCAGCAACGGATATGTACCCAATCAACCAAGAACCTGGTCGGCCCAGAGGCCGCCAAGTCAAAACCCAACATCAAGCACAACGCTATCCAGATAAGTCCCCGCCGGCGGCGTCACCTGATCCGTATAAACCTTCGCGTTGTAATTAAAAACCTGACTCCCTGTACCCAACCCATTCCCAGGATTAACCTCGGCATCCGTACTCGCCCGCCGCGCACTCCCCACATTGCCCCAGCGAGTCACCCCGGCACTTTTGAAAATATCGTAAGCCAGAAAATTCCCCCCAGACACCATCCGCCGCCGCCCCCCGACACTGACCGCATTCTGCCCGTCCCCCAACCCGACGGTATACGCACTGCCCTTGGTACACGCCAGATTGATGGTCTGCCCAGTGACCGGAGCAAACGCACTGACCACAGGCGCACTGCCAAACGCAATGTTCGGCGCAGTGATGGTGCAGTCATTCGCCACCGTCATATTCACCGTCAGCGTGGTGGTGCCGCTGCTGATATCGCGCCCCAGGCAAATGTCACCGATGCCAATACCGGAGCAGTAATTCCAGCTCCAGAAAATGCTTAGGGTTTCGCTGTAGACCCCGGCCGCGACATTGCTGCCAACGATGGTGCGCAGGTAAAGCGGCACGGTTTTCGGCACCGTGCCGTTGAGCAGACCCAAGGCATCGATGATGCCGTTGCGGGCAAAGTCGTACGCCGTGCCACGGGTCAGCGGGTAACTGGTGCTGTTGTTGGCGTAAATCGTGTAGCCGATGACATCGCCGGTGGGTCCGCGCAAGCCGCTCTGGGTCGACGTGACCGTGGCATAAAAATGATCATTGGTCGTCAGCAAAGACAGCAGCGAACCGGTACAACTCAAGCCACCGTTGAGCGTGGAACTGGGCTGCGACGTGGTGCGCACGGCAATCGAACTCTGCGAACCGAATCCCGCCGGCGTAGTACTGACCACCGAGCACAAGGCCCACGCCGATCCCGGCAGCCATAGCGCCAGCAGCATCAGCCACTTCGCCATGTTCATTGGCACACCAGCGGACCGATCAACGGGATCTGATCCTGGTTCATGTCCACGGCGAACTGCACCTGGCAGGTTTTGCCATCGGCCAGGGTCACCTGCAGATTGTTCTGCGGCTGCAGGTTTTCCAGGTACACCAAGCCGTCCCAACCGACCACGGTTTGCGTGCCGCTCTGTGTGTGCAAAACACCGCTGCCCAAGGCCAATTCCTGCTGATGTGCGTCCACCAGCACGATGCTCGCGGCGATCACCCGGCTCAGTGGAAATTCCAGCAAATAGCCGCTGCCACGACGCACAGCGATGCGTTGCTCGACGTTCGGGCTGCGCACGTTGGCCGGTAGATTCAGCGGATCGATTTCGTATTTGCCACGGTAATAGGCACTGCTCCACGGCACGAGCAAATGGCCGTTGCGATCGGTCTGGCCGACCTGCTGGTTTTCGTAGCGCACCGGGATGTTGGCATAGCCATCGGTGCTGACCACCACGAAGGCATCGTCGATGCGGTTGGCGGCGAACACCTGGCGGTCCATCCACACCAGCGAACCGCTGGCATCGGCCCAGCGCGTTTCGGCGTCGCTGGTGCCGTAGACACCTGCCTGCAATTGCACCGATTGCAGGCGCCAGGTCAGGTCGGCCTGCCGGTAATCCGCCCCATCACCCTTGGCGTAACCGAGATTGAAACCCACCCCGCCCTCGGTCGGTACGGCGCGGCTGTAGTTGACGCGTTGTTGGCTTTGCCCGGTCTTGCTGCGCTCGCTGCTGATGGCCAGGCTGCTGCGCAGGTCGAAGGGAATCACCAGTTGCGCCTGCACCGCCCAGTTGCTGTCACCGATCTCGCGATTGGCAGACAGGTAAAAACTGCTGTTGCGCCACAGCGGTTTGCTCCACGTCAGGTTGAGCAGGCGCGTGCGCGAATCGTCCGCCGCGCGCACGTCGAAATACCCGGCGCCCAGGCTGCCCCAGGTATCGAGATTCACGCTCAGGGTCGCCTGTTCACTGCGCGTGCTGAGCGTGGTGTACGAGTTGTCGACAACCGTCAGGTCAGTGTATTGATCGCGCCGTTGCAGGCGCTGCCAGGAAAAACTGAAACGCTGGCTGCTGTACTGATAACCGAGGCTCATCTGCTGACCGCTTTCACCGTCGAAACGGCTTTGGCTGATGGCGCTGTTGAGCACACCGAAATTGCCCAGGCGCACATTGCCGCCGACACCGCCAAGGCTCAGGGCGTCCGAGGCTTCGGCGTGGCTTTCCAGGGTGAAGTTGTCACTCAGGCCATAACGCAGGCTGCCGGACGTTACGCCGGGGCCGTAACTGAAATCACGCAGGCCGTAATCCTGGCGCAAGGTGCCAGCGGCCACCGAGAAGTCGCTCAAGCCTTTTTGCAGCAGGCTGCTGGTGACGTAGAACGGCACCGTGGTCGAGACCTGTCGACCCAATGCATCGGTGGTGACCACTACGGCTTCGCCGGCGCCGTTGATGAAGGGAATGTTGGTCAGCGTGTAGGGGCCGGGTTGCAGATCGGCGCTGCTGGATTTGTAGCCGTTGATGAACAGGTCCACCGACGACGGCACCGCCGCCTCCCCGGCAAACTGCGGCAAGGGATAGGTCACCAGATCCGGGCGCACGCCGAAATCCCTGGAAAACTGCACCCCGCCCAGACGCACCGAATTGCTCCACGGCAAGGCACCGCTGACCAGATCCCCGGCCTCGTAGGTCAGCAGCCGCTCATCATCGGAGTAACGCCAGGTAGTGTCGTAACGCAGGTAGCCATTGCTCAGCGTACTGACTTCATCACCGGACAGCGTGCGGCGATATTGCCCGGTATTGGACAGAGTGCCCCAGCTGTCGAACAGCCGCACTTCGTTCCATGCCGCGAGGTATGTGCCGGCATCATCGGTGTCATTGAGGTACAGGTCATAGTTGAACAACGCGCCAAAACTGCTCAGGGCCGGAGTGCGCGGGTAGGCCTCGCGGCGGCCGACAAACTGTTCGGGCAACCAGTCCGGCGGCACGTCCAACAGCAAACGCTGGCCGTTGCTGTCGTACTCGCTGTGCAGGCCCGGCAGACTGTCGAGGCCGACTTCGGTGTCGATGTCTGCCGGCAGTTTCATTCCGGTATCGCGCAATGCACTGGCCGGGAGGAAAAACTGCCCGTTGCGCTGCTCGACCGCGACGACTCGTCCGGTGTTCATCTGGTTGACCACCAGCTCCAGAAACAACTGCGCATCGGCCACAGCCTCCATGCCGCTGGGCGGAGGCGGCAGGTCGCCGGCCTCTGCGTGATGAACGATCGCCAGGCAACACACCCAACCCACGGCCCACAACGGACGCTGAACACTGCGAGCCCAACCCTGGTTCATTACTACTTTTTGTCCGTCATTGGACTGTTGACTCCTTTACCTCATCCGGCCTTCATCGCGCTGGCGCAATACTCTGCACCTGCGACGCGCCATTGACCCGCACCTGCAACGCCGGTTCGCCGGCAACCGGACCGGGCGCAGGCCAACGCATGATGGCGCCGGGCAACACGTAGCCCAGCAGTCCTTCAACCAAGGGTTTGGTCTGGCTGCCCTGCTTGAGTGCCACATCGGTCAGCCGCGCGTGCACCGCGCCCTGGTTGCGCACTTCCACATAGGGCTTGCCGTCCACGGCCACCGTGCGCCAGGTCAGGTTCGGCAGGCCGATGCCTTTCGGATCGCGCTGGCGGGTGGTGTCTTCCTTGCTCCACAGGCCTGCGCCATAGGCGAACAACGGCACCGAGTAGCGCATCTGGAAACGAATCGCCGCCGCGGTTTTGCCGTCATCCGCCTGAGGTGGTTTCGCCGAGGGAATTTCATCGATGATGATCCGGTAGGCCAGCTCCTGACCCGGCGGAACATCCCGGGTTCGCGTCAGGCGCACCAGTTGCTTCTGGCCCGGTTCGATCTTCGCCACAGGTGGGCTGCCGATCACGTCGCGCTGATTCTGGTATTGATCGCTGAAGCCGCTCTGGCTCCAGGCAAACACGCGGATCTGCAGATTGGCCGTCTCGCTGCCGCGATTTTCCAGCCACAAGGCGCTGGCCTGTTGATCGGCCTCCAGCACCGGATCGATCGGCCAGATCAGCACCGAACTGGCCGCCTGCACCTTGGCCACTCCCAGCAACAGCACCGCCGACAACGTGCATCGCATAACCGGTAACCACATACACCTGCTCCTTGTTCAAATCACTCCGTTACCACGACAACTGCACTTGCAGCACATCGCTGTAGGTTCCTCCCGGCTGATTGCCCGGTAACTGCACCTGGCCGTAGATCGGCAGGCTGATGTTGTTTGCGTCGCTGTACGCCACTGCCACGCTTTGGCCGATTCCCAAGACCTGGCTGAACGCCGCATCGCGAAACAACTGATACGCCACCCGGTTGCTGCCGGTGGTGAGCTGCATCTGTCGCCCGCCGTTGTTGTACTGACCACCATCGACGCTCATGTTCAGCGTCACCCCCGGCGTGCATTGCAACTTCACCCCGCCGGTCAACGCCACCTGGACCGGGCCGGTGGCCAGCGCTGAACGGCTGCCGAAATTCAGGCTGCCGTAATTGGAAACGCCGCCGACCACCAGGCAACCGGCGGTCACCGTGGCGCTGACCTGGAAGCTCTGGCTGGTCACCGCCGCCAGCGGCAACGGCACACTGCCTGCGCACAGCAGCAGAAACGCCGCACAAGCATGGCGGGCCATGGCGCTAGAACGTCAGTTCGACGGCGACGGTGTCGGTGTAAGTACCGGC of the Pseudomonas sp. MAG733B genome contains:
- a CDS encoding FAD-dependent oxidoreductase; this translates as MIDVDAVIIGGGIVGASAALFLGKAGRRVALLERDFCGSHSSGVNYGGVRRQGRPLSQLPLSQRAHAIWAQLPQLIGIDGEYQRSGHLKLARSLNDLHALQDYADSSQGFGLDLQVLDRAQLRARFPWVGEVAVGASYCPDDGHANPRLVSPAFARAAQRHGAQVHEQCAVNAVEHDGQRFRVRTQTGLELHAPWLLNCAGAWAGSLAAQFGEPVPMHSGHPAMLVTEPLPLVMNASTGVEGGGIYARQVARGNCVLGGGQGFALDDARARPGQGAVLEILRQAVELYPFLEGAQAIRTWSGTEGYLPDRQPVIGHSRTQPGLLHAFGFAGAGFQIGPAVGQALTEIICSGASKTSLDAFSITRFHSISVA
- a CDS encoding molecular chaperone codes for the protein MWLPVMRCTLSAVLLLGVAKVQAASSVLIWPIDPVLEADQQASALWLENRGSETANLQIRVFAWSQSGFSDQYQNQRDVIGSPPVAKIEPGQKQLVRLTRTRDVPPGQELAYRIIIDEIPSAKPPQADDGKTAAAIRFQMRYSVPLFAYGAGLWSKEDTTRQRDPKGIGLPNLTWRTVAVDGKPYVEVRNQGAVHARLTDVALKQGSQTKPLVEGLLGYVLPGAIMRWPAPGPVAGEPALQVRVNGASQVQSIAPAR
- a CDS encoding spore coat U domain-containing protein — translated: MARHACAAFLLLCAGSVPLPLAAVTSQSFQVSATVTAGCLVVGGVSNYGSLNFGSRSALATGPVQVALTGGVKLQCTPGVTLNMSVDGGQYNNGGRQMQLTTGSNRVAYQLFRDAAFSQVLGIGQSVAVAYSDANNISLPIYGQVQLPGNQPGGTYSDVLQVQLSW
- a CDS encoding spore coat U domain-containing protein; this encodes MNMAKWLMLLALWLPGSAWALCSVVSTTPAGFGSQSSIAVRTTSQPSSTLNGGLSCTGSLLSLLTTNDHFYATVTSTQSGLRGPTGDVIGYTIYANNSTSYPLTRGTAYDFARNGIIDALGLLNGTVPKTVPLYLRTIVGSNVAAGVYSETLSIFWSWNYCSGIGIGDICLGRDISSGTTTLTVNMTVANDCTITAPNIAFGSAPVVSAFAPVTGQTINLACTKGSAYTVGLGDGQNAVSVGGRRRMVSGGNFLAYDIFKSAGVTRWGNVGSARRASTDAEVNPGNGLGTGSQVFNYNAKVYTDQVTPPAGTYLDSVVLDVGF
- a CDS encoding ABC transporter substrate-binding protein; translation: MKNFKRTALLGLSCMSALLTVTQAHAEPTLYLGMNGGTMERLYADKVLPAFEKANNVKVVIVPGTSADILAKVQASKGNPQMHVMFLDDGIMYRAIAMGLCDKLQDSPTLEQIPAKGRIKEEAVAVSLGVTGLAYNTRLFKEKGWSAPTSWMDMADPRFKDKLVFQSMASSTFGLHGFLMFNRIQGGSETDVEPGFKAWPNSVGRNVLEYIPSSAKISEMLQTDEAALFPLTPTQVTALKLKGMPVEYAQPKEGAVVLNVAECAIANNTQPELAQKLAAFLLTPEAQAAALEDGDQIPSNPNTPTTDRTRGQVEAMKQYLQTAIAVDWDQVNEQRPAWNARWNRSIER
- a CDS encoding fimbria/pilus outer membrane usher protein, whose translation is MNQGWARSVQRPLWAVGWVCCLAIVHHAEAGDLPPPPSGMEAVADAQLFLELVVNQMNTGRVVAVEQRNGQFFLPASALRDTGMKLPADIDTEVGLDSLPGLHSEYDSNGQRLLLDVPPDWLPEQFVGRREAYPRTPALSSFGALFNYDLYLNDTDDAGTYLAAWNEVRLFDSWGTLSNTGQYRRTLSGDEVSTLSNGYLRYDTTWRYSDDERLLTYEAGDLVSGALPWSNSVRLGGVQFSRDFGVRPDLVTYPLPQFAGEAAVPSSVDLFINGYKSSSADLQPGPYTLTNIPFINGAGEAVVVTTDALGRQVSTTVPFYVTSSLLQKGLSDFSVAAGTLRQDYGLRDFSYGPGVTSGSLRYGLSDNFTLESHAEASDALSLGGVGGNVRLGNFGVLNSAISQSRFDGESGQQMSLGYQYSSQRFSFSWQRLQRRDQYTDLTVVDNSYTTLSTRSEQATLSVNLDTWGSLGAGYFDVRAADDSRTRLLNLTWSKPLWRNSSFYLSANREIGDSNWAVQAQLVIPFDLRSSLAISSERSKTGQSQQRVNYSRAVPTEGGVGFNLGYAKGDGADYRQADLTWRLQSVQLQAGVYGTSDAETRWADASGSLVWMDRQVFAANRIDDAFVVVSTDGYANIPVRYENQQVGQTDRNGHLLVPWSSAYYRGKYEIDPLNLPANVRSPNVEQRIAVRRGSGYLLEFPLSRVIAASIVLVDAHQQELALGSGVLHTQSGTQTVVGWDGLVYLENLQPQNNLQVTLADGKTCQVQFAVDMNQDQIPLIGPLVCQ